From the Thermoflexus sp. genome, one window contains:
- the hpt gene encoding hypoxanthine phosphoribosyltransferase encodes MKETRVETPSRWGCEDLIERILIPAEVLQRRIAELGAQISRDYAGKDLVLVCVLKGGVMFLTDLMRHITIPHEIDFMAITSYGIGVRQSTGVVRILMDLQTNIEGRHVLIVEDIVDSGRTLDHILRLLWTRNPATLRVCALLDKKARREIHVPLDYVGFEIPNVFVFGYGLDLDEKFRNLPFVAVLRTEGLGAIEDIGDAPLETSDER; translated from the coding sequence ATGAAGGAGACGCGGGTGGAAACCCCATCCCGCTGGGGATGTGAGGATCTCATCGAGCGCATCCTGATCCCTGCAGAGGTGTTGCAGCGCCGGATCGCCGAACTGGGAGCCCAGATCTCCCGGGATTACGCAGGCAAAGACCTGGTGCTGGTTTGCGTGCTGAAGGGTGGGGTGATGTTTCTGACCGATCTCATGCGCCATATCACGATTCCCCATGAAATCGATTTCATGGCGATCACCAGCTATGGGATCGGCGTCCGCCAGTCCACCGGAGTCGTGCGCATCCTGATGGATCTCCAGACGAACATCGAGGGGCGCCATGTGCTGATCGTGGAGGACATCGTCGACAGCGGCCGAACGCTGGACCATATCCTGCGGCTCCTCTGGACGCGTAACCCCGCTACGCTGCGGGTCTGCGCATTGCTGGATAAGAAAGCCCGACGAGAGATCCACGTCCCCCTGGATTACGTGGGTTTCGAGATCCCCAATGTTTTTGTCTTCGGCTACGGGCTGGATCTGGATGAGAAGTTCCGCAATCTCCCCTTCGTTGCCGTGCTCCGGACCGAGGGGTTGGGGGCGATCGAAGACATAGGGGACGCTCCCCTCGAGACCTCCGATGAGCGCTGA
- a CDS encoding sugar phosphate nucleotidyltransferase codes for MKAVIPVAGFGTRLRPHTYSKPKPLINVAGKPFLGYILEKLAALNPEEYIFIVGYLGEQIQHYVDSTYRLPARYVEQKELLGQAHALWLARDYIDGPIVIIFADTLFEADLQDLDALDADGIAFVKEVEDPRRFGVVELDARGYVTRFVEKPTSLENRLAVIGMYYIRNGPLLVRACEELMARGIRTRGEYFLTDALNIFLEYGQRLRVREVNVWVDCGTPEAVLETNRYLLSHGHDNSREAQREGVVIIPPVFISPSAHVRHAVIGPYATIADGCFIENAIIRDSIVDSGARIVNAVLEQSLIGRDAYVGGRFRRFNVGDSSSIDFT; via the coding sequence ATGAAAGCGGTGATCCCGGTGGCCGGGTTTGGAACCCGGCTGCGTCCGCACACCTACAGCAAGCCCAAGCCGCTGATCAATGTCGCCGGCAAACCCTTCCTGGGCTACATCCTGGAGAAGCTGGCGGCCCTGAACCCGGAGGAATACATCTTCATTGTGGGCTATCTGGGCGAGCAGATCCAGCACTATGTGGACAGCACTTACCGGTTGCCGGCCCGCTATGTGGAGCAGAAGGAGCTCCTCGGGCAGGCCCATGCCCTCTGGCTGGCCCGCGACTACATCGATGGCCCCATCGTGATCATCTTCGCAGATACCCTGTTTGAGGCCGATCTTCAGGATCTGGATGCCCTGGATGCGGACGGGATCGCCTTCGTGAAAGAGGTCGAGGACCCCCGTCGTTTCGGGGTGGTGGAGCTGGACGCGCGGGGCTATGTCACCCGGTTTGTGGAGAAGCCGACCAGTCTGGAGAACCGTCTGGCGGTGATTGGGATGTATTACATCCGCAATGGCCCCCTGCTGGTCAGGGCCTGTGAGGAGCTGATGGCCCGCGGCATCCGCACGCGGGGCGAGTATTTCCTCACCGATGCGCTGAACATCTTCCTGGAGTATGGCCAGCGGCTGCGGGTTCGAGAGGTGAACGTATGGGTGGATTGCGGGACGCCGGAGGCCGTGCTGGAGACGAACCGATATCTCCTTTCCCATGGCCACGACAATTCCCGGGAGGCCCAGCGGGAGGGCGTGGTGATCATCCCCCCCGTCTTTATCTCCCCCAGCGCCCATGTGCGACATGCCGTGATCGGCCCTTACGCGACCATCGCGGATGGATGCTTCATCGAGAACGCGATCATCCGGGACTCCATTGTGGATAGCGGGGCGCGGATTGTGAACGCCGTCCTGGAGCAATCCCTGATCGGGCGGGACGCTTATGTGGGGGGGCGGTTCCGGCGGTTCAATGTGGGGGATTCCTCCAGCATCGATTTCACATAA
- a CDS encoding phosphoribosyltransferase family protein → MRPKRETYTVEIAGLVRHLPLFEIAPGVRIAIFNMLGDTEVVLAAAKELAKRIPKEAEVIVTPEAKAIPLAYQLSIETGLPYVILRKSYKPYMGEALSAETLSITTGQPQTLYLDEKDIELVRGRKVVLVDDVISTGSTLQAMRLLMNKAGAIVIAEAAVFTEGERARWRHIISLGHLPIFTNNTRKE, encoded by the coding sequence ATGCGCCCGAAGCGCGAGACCTATACGGTGGAGATCGCGGGGCTGGTCCGGCATCTTCCGCTATTCGAGATCGCCCCTGGCGTGCGTATCGCGATCTTCAATATGCTGGGAGACACGGAGGTGGTCCTGGCAGCGGCCAAAGAGCTGGCCAAACGGATCCCCAAGGAGGCGGAGGTCATCGTCACCCCAGAGGCCAAGGCGATCCCCTTGGCTTATCAGCTTTCGATTGAGACCGGCCTGCCCTATGTGATCCTGCGCAAGAGCTATAAACCCTATATGGGCGAGGCGCTGAGCGCGGAGACCCTCTCGATTACGACAGGGCAGCCCCAGACGCTGTATCTGGACGAGAAAGATATCGAACTGGTTCGGGGTCGGAAGGTGGTGCTGGTGGATGACGTGATCTCCACCGGATCGACCCTGCAGGCGATGCGCCTGCTCATGAACAAGGCCGGTGCCATCGTGATCGCGGAGGCGGCCGTGTTCACGGAAGGCGAGCGGGCCCGGTGGCGCCATATTATCTCGCTGGGACATCTCCCCATTTTCACGAACAACACCAGGAAGGAATGA